The Elusimicrobiota bacterium genome has a window encoding:
- a CDS encoding glycosyltransferase family 39 protein: MERPPRTSPFEAGPEPTLSRPVARKGGGPRWALAGSLLCLAALFAVFGRELSEWGRLQDRPPAWDQSVQLETALDLRDALAHGRLRDFLRQKPKPGMPPFPPLYHLSIQPFGGGADANRALWANWLHLGLLMLALWGIGYRLSGPWRALAGALLFACTPVVQEMLRTQLIDLPLTAWVAAAWWAFLSAEDFARLAPSLLFAVACAAAMLTKWSAFSYLLPAAALALPALTEPRARRNLLLSAALFLALVLPWYLDQWPTLIPRLFEASADGAIPLSRPGALFVYPSMLMEGFNLPLLLLGLIAVFVPTAAKNAKDKGPLLAWLAFSVVFWTVVPNRQLRFLLPGLAPFAIFCATLWPRWLLGALCAVQLLIAANYPRGFLPRMSLEGPVPVEVFTRWKPYAEDWKLRDILRTAAAARDASRPGANVVVVGNHPFFNCPTFTWVLRREGLRTLAVRGVNRRLCEFAEFVVLKTGSLGPDAVTGQLPAVRDFMLSPAGWFGSGWRELRRFPLPDGSEAVLFQQRRFARPPLAEKVLRFDYFEEGSVSARDLRVELGDFDPARGLYPRVRVRAEELVVRGLLVRDFDAVLEGLVLIPAAEAGSDSRTVRMGTNGLPLDVRFLRLDRLSLLRAAVGADALAAFISERSRGAGPVQADIEGGLLQAAFRVRNAVVSAAVRAALAPDGRSVSFALERLSVAGIPVPTALLGRHARFTRSFAPDPELPFELSLAGLRLDGGRLLIGNPR; the protein is encoded by the coding sequence ATGGAAAGGCCACCGCGGACGAGTCCCTTCGAGGCCGGGCCGGAGCCGACCCTCTCGCGGCCGGTCGCCCGCAAGGGCGGCGGCCCGCGCTGGGCTCTCGCGGGCTCCCTGCTCTGCCTCGCGGCCCTCTTCGCCGTCTTCGGCCGGGAGCTCTCCGAGTGGGGCCGCCTCCAGGACCGCCCGCCGGCATGGGACCAGTCCGTTCAGCTCGAGACCGCCCTCGACCTGCGCGACGCGCTCGCGCACGGGCGCCTGCGCGACTTCCTCCGGCAGAAGCCCAAGCCCGGGATGCCGCCCTTCCCTCCCCTCTACCATCTTTCCATCCAGCCGTTCGGCGGGGGGGCCGACGCGAACCGGGCGCTCTGGGCGAACTGGCTGCATCTGGGGCTGCTCATGCTGGCGCTCTGGGGGATCGGCTATCGCCTCAGCGGCCCCTGGCGCGCGCTCGCGGGCGCACTGCTCTTCGCCTGCACGCCCGTCGTCCAGGAGATGCTGCGGACCCAGCTCATCGACCTGCCGCTGACCGCCTGGGTCGCGGCGGCCTGGTGGGCGTTCCTGTCCGCGGAGGACTTCGCGCGTCTGGCGCCGTCGCTGCTCTTCGCCGTCGCCTGCGCCGCGGCGATGCTCACGAAGTGGAGCGCGTTCTCCTACCTGCTGCCCGCGGCCGCGTTGGCGCTTCCGGCGCTGACGGAGCCGCGCGCGCGGCGGAACCTGCTCCTGAGCGCCGCCCTCTTCCTGGCCCTCGTCCTGCCCTGGTACCTCGACCAGTGGCCGACCCTCATCCCGCGGCTCTTCGAGGCCAGCGCCGACGGGGCCATCCCGCTCTCGAGGCCGGGCGCTCTCTTCGTCTACCCGTCCATGCTCATGGAGGGCTTCAACCTCCCGCTGCTCCTCCTCGGCCTCATCGCGGTGTTCGTCCCCACGGCCGCGAAGAACGCGAAGGACAAGGGACCTCTGCTCGCCTGGCTGGCGTTCTCCGTCGTGTTCTGGACCGTGGTCCCGAACCGGCAGCTCCGCTTCCTGCTCCCGGGACTCGCCCCCTTCGCGATCTTCTGCGCGACGCTCTGGCCGCGCTGGCTGCTCGGCGCGCTCTGCGCCGTCCAGCTGCTCATCGCCGCGAACTATCCGCGGGGCTTCCTTCCCCGGATGTCGCTCGAGGGCCCCGTCCCCGTCGAGGTCTTCACGCGCTGGAAGCCCTACGCCGAGGACTGGAAGCTCCGGGACATCCTGCGGACCGCCGCCGCCGCGCGCGACGCCTCGCGCCCCGGAGCGAACGTCGTCGTCGTCGGCAACCATCCGTTCTTCAACTGCCCGACCTTCACCTGGGTCCTGCGCCGCGAGGGGCTGCGCACGCTCGCCGTCCGCGGCGTCAATCGCCGCCTCTGCGAGTTCGCGGAGTTCGTGGTGCTGAAGACCGGCTCCCTCGGGCCCGACGCGGTCACGGGCCAGCTGCCGGCGGTGCGCGACTTCATGCTCTCTCCCGCGGGCTGGTTCGGGTCGGGCTGGAGGGAGCTGCGGCGCTTCCCGCTCCCGGACGGCAGCGAGGCGGTCCTCTTCCAGCAGCGGCGCTTCGCGCGGCCGCCGCTGGCCGAGAAGGTCCTGCGCTTCGACTACTTCGAGGAAGGGAGCGTCAGCGCGCGGGACCTGCGCGTCGAGCTGGGCGACTTCGACCCCGCGCGCGGGCTCTACCCGCGCGTCCGGGTCCGAGCGGAGGAGCTCGTCGTGCGCGGGCTCCTCGTCCGGGACTTCGACGCCGTCCTCGAGGGGCTCGTCCTCATCCCGGCGGCGGAGGCGGGGAGCGACTCCCGGACCGTCCGGATGGGGACCAACGGTCTCCCGCTCGACGTCCGCTTCCTGCGGCTCGACCGCCTGTCCCTGCTGCGTGCGGCGGTCGGCGCCGACGCGCTCGCGGCCTTCATCTCGGAGCGCTCGCGCGGCGCCGGGCCCGTGCAGGCGGACATCGAGGGCGGACTGCTCCAGGCGGCCTTCCGGGTCCGCAACGCCGTCGTCTCCGCCGCGGTCCGCGCCGCGCTCGCGCCGGACGGGCGCTCGGTCTCCTTCGCGCTCGAACGCCTGAGCGTCGCGGGCATCCCGGTCCCGACCGCCCTCCTCGGACGGCACGCGCGCTTCACGCGCTCCTTCGCGCCCGACCCTGAGCTTCCCTTCGAGCTCTCCCTGGCCGGACTCCGCCTCGACGGCGGCCGCCTCCTCATCGGGAATCCCCGATAG
- a CDS encoding NDP-sugar synthase, producing the protein MKALILTGGQGTRLRPFTCSTPKPLLPVVNVPFLHHPLALLRRHGVREVTLATAYRPGAFRRAFGDGRRLGLRIRYSFEKEPLGTGGAVRNACAGTRGTLLVLNGDVLHDMDFGAFLRFHRARGSEASIALTPVKDPTLYGLVETDARGRIRRFLEKPSPDEISTNTINAGAYLFEPSVLERIPPGVYSLERGLFPGLLAAKRPFYAWVSPGYWLDIGTVEKYLQAHLDALAGLTPLHRPELRRKGAFLLEPGVRLGADAAHDGEGRVLIGRGARVAPGVRFTGSVCLGPRCVVGRGAALEDCVLLAGARVGEGARLSRCVVGQGCRVGPRSTLGPGRALGDGSTTTEHSAL; encoded by the coding sequence ATGAAAGCGCTCATCCTCACCGGCGGACAGGGCACGCGGCTACGGCCGTTCACGTGCTCGACCCCGAAGCCCCTGCTGCCGGTCGTCAACGTCCCCTTCCTGCACCACCCGCTGGCGCTGCTGCGCCGCCACGGGGTGCGCGAGGTGACGCTCGCGACGGCCTACCGCCCGGGAGCGTTCCGCCGCGCCTTCGGCGACGGCCGCCGCCTGGGCCTGCGCATCCGCTACTCCTTCGAGAAGGAGCCGCTGGGGACCGGCGGCGCCGTGCGCAACGCCTGCGCGGGGACCCGCGGGACCCTGCTCGTCCTCAACGGGGACGTCCTGCACGACATGGACTTCGGCGCATTCCTGCGCTTCCATCGCGCGCGCGGCTCCGAGGCCTCCATCGCGCTGACGCCGGTCAAGGACCCCACCCTTTACGGTCTCGTCGAGACCGACGCGCGCGGGCGCATCCGCCGCTTCCTGGAGAAGCCCTCCCCCGACGAGATCTCCACCAATACGATCAACGCGGGGGCCTACCTCTTCGAGCCCTCCGTGCTCGAGCGCATCCCGCCGGGCGTCTATTCCCTCGAGCGGGGACTCTTCCCCGGCCTGCTCGCCGCGAAGCGGCCCTTCTACGCATGGGTGAGCCCGGGCTACTGGCTCGACATCGGCACCGTCGAGAAGTACCTCCAGGCCCATCTCGACGCGCTCGCCGGCCTCACCCCCCTGCACCGCCCGGAGCTGCGGCGCAAGGGCGCGTTCCTGCTCGAGCCCGGCGTCCGCCTCGGCGCGGACGCCGCCCACGACGGGGAAGGCCGCGTGCTGATCGGGCGCGGCGCGCGCGTGGCGCCGGGAGTCCGGTTCACGGGCTCGGTCTGTCTCGGCCCCCGCTGCGTCGTGGGCCGCGGGGCCGCGCTCGAGGACTGCGTGCTCCTCGCCGGCGCCCGCGTCGGGGAAGGCGCGCGGCTTTCGCGCTGCGTGGTGGGACAGGGCTGCCGCGTGGGCCCGCGCTCGACCCTCGGTCCGGGCCGGGCGCTCGGAGACGGTTCGACGACGACGGAGCATTCGGCCCTATAG
- a CDS encoding phosphoglucomutase/phosphomannomutase family protein — translation MDIRFGTDGWRGMMARDFTHDRVRRVAQAVADFLKTKPPKTKSKHTVLVGYDRRFMSEAFAEEIARVMDANGHSAILMADTLPTPAVSFLTQKLKAFGVVVTASHNPPAYNGIKLKLEGRAASEAVTTEVESFLDRAAPVRGGQPVKKSYRKEYLDFLRAKANPAAFLGRLSGTVVVDYMHGSAGGLLGELAKGNKKIVEIRSERDPLFGGVNPEPIEKNLAALRERILKEKALVGLALDGDGDRVAVLDEKGRYLTPCQLFPMLIEYLVGVRGLKGKIVQSVSLGYLGARVAKAHNLPFEELPVGFKHVAERLASGQAVIGGEESGGYAWKGCPPERDGMLTALLVLEMLVKRRKKPSELWAEIEKAHGASDFKRVDFHVSKAVADKAIFAAKVQKKLPQKIAGSPIKGVLTLDGVKVVLEGDHWVLMRPSGTEPLIRTYAETDSPKRTQILLDSAAKWVHGHI, via the coding sequence ATGGACATCCGATTCGGCACCGACGGCTGGCGCGGCATGATGGCGCGCGATTTCACGCACGACCGGGTGCGCCGCGTGGCGCAGGCGGTCGCGGACTTCCTCAAGACCAAGCCCCCGAAGACGAAGTCCAAGCACACGGTGCTCGTGGGCTACGACCGCCGCTTCATGTCGGAGGCCTTCGCCGAGGAGATCGCCCGCGTCATGGACGCCAACGGCCACTCCGCGATCCTGATGGCCGACACCCTTCCCACCCCGGCGGTCAGCTTCCTGACCCAGAAGCTCAAGGCCTTCGGCGTCGTCGTCACGGCCAGCCACAACCCTCCGGCCTACAACGGGATCAAGCTCAAGCTCGAGGGCCGCGCCGCCTCCGAGGCCGTGACCACCGAGGTCGAGAGCTTCCTCGACCGCGCGGCCCCCGTGCGCGGCGGCCAGCCCGTGAAGAAGTCCTACCGCAAGGAATACCTCGACTTCCTGCGCGCCAAGGCGAACCCCGCGGCCTTCCTGGGACGCCTGAGCGGGACCGTGGTCGTCGACTACATGCACGGCTCCGCGGGCGGCCTCCTCGGCGAGCTCGCCAAAGGGAACAAGAAGATCGTCGAGATCCGCTCCGAACGCGACCCCCTGTTCGGAGGGGTCAACCCCGAGCCCATCGAGAAGAACCTCGCGGCGCTGCGCGAGCGCATCCTCAAGGAGAAGGCACTCGTGGGCCTCGCGCTCGACGGAGACGGAGACCGCGTCGCCGTCCTCGACGAGAAGGGGCGCTACCTCACCCCCTGCCAGCTCTTCCCGATGCTCATCGAGTACCTCGTCGGGGTCCGGGGCCTGAAAGGCAAGATCGTGCAGTCGGTCTCACTCGGCTACCTCGGCGCGCGCGTGGCGAAGGCGCACAATCTGCCCTTCGAGGAGCTGCCGGTCGGCTTCAAGCACGTCGCCGAACGCCTCGCCTCCGGCCAGGCCGTCATCGGCGGCGAGGAGTCGGGCGGCTACGCCTGGAAGGGCTGTCCCCCCGAGCGCGACGGGATGCTCACCGCGCTCCTCGTCCTCGAGATGCTCGTCAAACGCCGCAAGAAGCCCTCCGAGCTCTGGGCCGAGATCGAGAAGGCCCACGGGGCCTCGGACTTCAAGCGCGTGGACTTCCACGTCAGCAAGGCGGTCGCCGACAAGGCGATCTTCGCGGCCAAGGTGCAGAAGAAGCTTCCGCAGAAGATCGCCGGCAGCCCCATCAAGGGCGTCCTGACGCTCGACGGCGTCAAGGTCGTCCTCGAGGGCGACCACTGGGTGCTCATGCGCCCCTCGGGCACCGAGCCGCTCATCCGCACCTACGCGGAGACGGACTCCCCCAAGCGGACGCAGATCCTGCTCGACTCGGCTGCGAAATGGGTGCACGGCCACATCTGA
- the metK gene encoding methionine adenosyltransferase, with translation MQRHGRYFFTSESVTEGHPDKVCDQLSDAVLDTILKEDPTARVACESFCTRGLVVVGGEITTKSFVDVDALVRQVIADIGYNDLRFGFEASTIGVLNGIGRQSPDIAQGVDTGGAGDQGMMFGYANRETPELMPLPIMLAHKLTRRLSDVRRSKELPYLGPDGKSQVTVEYLDGRPLRVETVVLSTQHDESILDKTGKKITEKARREIIETVCRPVLGKRLVDDKTRFYINPTGKFVVGGPVSDTGVTGRKIIVDTYGGWAPHGGGAFSGKDPTKVDRSACYMARYIAKNVVAAGLAEECTVQLAYAIGVAEPVGLYINTHGTSVIEERRIEGLIRRNFLLTPKGIISSLKLRRPIYRQTASFGHFGRTEPGFTWEVADKAQALRDDAGLAARAKAARRAAALV, from the coding sequence ATGCAGCGACACGGCCGATACTTTTTCACCTCGGAGTCCGTCACCGAGGGGCACCCCGACAAGGTCTGCGACCAGCTCTCGGACGCGGTCCTCGACACCATCCTGAAAGAGGACCCGACGGCTCGCGTCGCCTGCGAGAGCTTCTGCACCCGCGGCCTCGTCGTCGTCGGCGGTGAGATCACCACGAAGAGCTTCGTCGACGTCGACGCCCTCGTCCGCCAGGTCATCGCCGACATCGGCTACAACGACCTGCGCTTCGGCTTCGAGGCCTCGACCATCGGCGTCCTCAACGGGATCGGCCGGCAGTCCCCCGACATCGCCCAGGGCGTGGACACCGGCGGCGCCGGCGACCAGGGCATGATGTTCGGCTACGCCAACCGCGAGACCCCCGAGCTGATGCCGCTGCCGATCATGCTCGCGCACAAGCTCACCCGCCGCCTCTCCGACGTGCGCCGCTCCAAGGAGTTGCCCTACCTCGGGCCCGACGGCAAGAGCCAAGTCACGGTGGAATACCTCGACGGCCGCCCGCTGCGCGTCGAGACCGTCGTCCTCTCGACCCAGCACGACGAGAGCATCCTCGACAAGACCGGCAAGAAGATCACCGAGAAGGCGCGCAGGGAGATCATCGAGACCGTCTGCCGCCCGGTGCTCGGAAAGCGCCTCGTCGACGACAAGACGCGCTTCTACATCAACCCGACCGGGAAGTTCGTGGTCGGCGGACCGGTCTCCGACACCGGCGTCACCGGCCGCAAGATCATCGTCGACACCTACGGCGGCTGGGCGCCCCACGGCGGCGGCGCCTTCTCCGGCAAGGACCCGACGAAGGTCGACCGCTCGGCCTGCTACATGGCCCGCTACATCGCCAAGAACGTGGTCGCGGCCGGGCTCGCCGAGGAGTGCACGGTCCAGCTCGCCTACGCCATCGGCGTGGCGGAGCCCGTCGGCCTCTACATCAACACCCACGGCACCTCGGTCATCGAGGAGCGCCGCATCGAGGGCCTTATCCGGCGCAACTTCCTGCTGACGCCGAAGGGCATCATCTCCTCGCTGAAGCTCCGCCGGCCCATCTACCGGCAGACGGCGTCGTTCGGCCACTTCGGCCGCACGGAGCCGGGCTTCACCTGGGAGGTCGCCGACAAGGCCCAGGCGCTGCGCGACGACGCCGGACTGGCCGCTCGGGCCAAGGCGGCCCGCAGAGCAGCCGCGCTGGTCTAA